The Cohnella abietis genome has a segment encoding these proteins:
- a CDS encoding type 2 periplasmic-binding domain-containing protein, whose product MNRLFVSAIIAASLFTLTACSGSSTKSGGDNNSQSNWNETAGKYEPNITLTVGTAEADPASERIAGQTQEDNVWIDAYRDELGIKFEDMFVVSSSQLEEKLNLQIASGQIPDLMAVNRKQFEMLVKSGLAADLTEVYEKYASEKTKKFLVADSGISMEMSKINGALYALPATQGYLESAGVITWVRKDWLDKLKLEVPKNFDDLYNVMKAFTNGDPDGNGLKDTYAFTTSNTLDELLGLFDSFGSHPKSWVKNANGEIVYGGTQPETKAALAFLSKAFKEGLINREFGANDWNQFIKAIDSSKVGVTWLPWYAIDWPLGASHREMGAEWIPLKIFGADGGDAKVMGVAGPDTYYVIRKGYEHPEALVRMFNIWFEKAYGDKESILKYHKNEKGEMPANFSKIKPWLAHEDIGYHLNIQDKLAGKDVGEMSPSNEMYYESVMRYMKNPSEDDYTNYKMYGPDSASGILNYYMKNNLVLQEEYYSTGTETMKKKWGVLETKKIEAFVKIIMGAAPIEAFDDFAKDWDASGGQQIIKEVRESVQQNK is encoded by the coding sequence TTACCCTAACGGTGGGAACTGCAGAGGCGGACCCTGCTAGCGAGAGAATTGCTGGTCAAACGCAAGAAGACAATGTTTGGATCGATGCATACCGGGATGAGCTAGGGATCAAATTTGAAGATATGTTTGTCGTAAGTAGTTCGCAACTGGAAGAAAAACTGAATTTGCAAATCGCTTCAGGCCAAATCCCTGACCTGATGGCTGTAAATCGCAAGCAGTTTGAAATGCTAGTTAAATCGGGCTTGGCTGCAGATTTGACCGAGGTATACGAAAAGTATGCCAGTGAAAAAACCAAAAAGTTTCTTGTCGCAGACAGCGGTATTAGTATGGAGATGTCCAAAATAAATGGAGCTCTGTATGCACTGCCTGCTACTCAGGGGTACCTTGAAAGTGCCGGAGTCATCACCTGGGTGCGTAAAGATTGGTTGGATAAATTGAAGCTGGAAGTTCCCAAAAATTTCGATGATTTATATAACGTTATGAAAGCCTTTACTAATGGTGACCCTGATGGTAACGGTTTGAAGGACACTTATGCCTTTACGACAAGTAACACGTTGGATGAGTTGCTTGGCTTGTTTGATAGCTTTGGGTCGCATCCTAAATCCTGGGTGAAAAATGCTAACGGGGAAATTGTGTATGGTGGCACACAGCCAGAAACCAAAGCTGCGCTTGCATTCTTGAGTAAAGCTTTCAAAGAAGGCTTGATCAACCGCGAGTTCGGTGCCAATGACTGGAATCAGTTTATCAAAGCCATTGACAGCAGCAAAGTAGGCGTTACTTGGTTGCCTTGGTACGCAATCGATTGGCCGCTAGGGGCTTCTCACCGCGAGATGGGTGCAGAATGGATACCTCTCAAAATATTTGGTGCTGATGGCGGCGACGCCAAGGTAATGGGTGTTGCAGGTCCAGACACTTATTATGTCATTCGCAAAGGCTATGAGCATCCTGAAGCACTTGTGAGAATGTTCAATATCTGGTTTGAAAAAGCATATGGCGACAAGGAAAGTATTCTTAAATACCACAAAAATGAAAAAGGCGAAATGCCAGCTAATTTTAGTAAGATCAAACCGTGGCTTGCCCATGAAGATATCGGGTACCATCTAAACATTCAAGATAAGCTGGCGGGCAAGGATGTGGGCGAAATGTCCCCCTCCAACGAGATGTATTATGAGAGTGTGATGCGGTACATGAAGAATCCCTCCGAGGATGACTATACTAACTACAAAATGTATGGCCCCGATAGTGCTAGCGGTATTCTGAACTATTATATGAAAAATAATCTCGTATTGCAGGAAGAATACTATAGCACCGGTACAGAGACGATGAAAAAGAAGTGGGGCGTACTTGAAACGAAGAAGATCGAAGCCTTTGTAAAAATTATTATGGGCGCAGCACCTATCGAAGCATTTGATGATTTCGCTAAAGACTGGGATGCCAGCGGCGGCCAGCAGATTATAAAAGAAGTGCGAGAATCGGTACAGCAGAATAAGTAG